Genomic segment of Bdellovibrio bacteriovorus:
TAAAAAACCATGCGGTCACACCCAAGGTAATCAGTGTACTGACAATAAGAGTGATGGCCATGGCCCAGCCATAACGACCAAATAAATCAAAGTAATCGATGATTCCTACACCCGCAGGCACAAAGAATAGCGCCAGGTGAGCATTCATAAAACGGCTGAGTGCTTCCACTTTTTCTTTCAAGGGCGGCCATAACACTAAAGCAATAAAGAAGTACACCATCCCTAAAACCGGCCCCGGGATAAAAAGGTTTAAGAGAGCGACCGTACCCTCTCCTAAGAATTGAAATGTCAGCAGAATCAACAGCGCTAATATCATGCTTAAAGACTCTAGCGATCCCTCAAGCGTCAGGCAACGAGCTTCCCAAGGATTTCGTGTCCTTTCACATAGCGGGGCCATTTCACTTTATAGAGGCCTAAAACCGCCCTATACCAATAAGCCGGCTTTGGCGAAGACCCAACCAGGTACCTTTTTCCAAACCGGTCTCAAAATGCGTCAATGTCAAAAATTGAGACACTTCAGATCCAATACAGGCAGTTCACAAAGCGCACAGATCTTGTATCTGGGTTACACGTTGTTAAAGGAGTACGTTAGATGGCTCAGGCTTCTCTACTAAAAAATATTGCTGCTAGCATTATCGTTTCTACCGCCGTTGCAAGTACCGCATCTGCGTTCTCTTATAAAATGAATGCCATGTGCTTCATGAAAGATTCGACAAGTAAAGCCGAAGCTTTCAACCCCACCGCACAAGAAATTAAAGACAGTGGCAGCAGCTTCGTGCGATCGACTCCCACCAACGTGACAGAAACCGATATCAAAACGAAGTTCCGTGTTGCTTCACTTTCTAAAATTTTAGTTACTCACTGGGCGACGGCGACCCTGGGTCCTGAATACCGTTTTAAAACGCGTCTTTATATTACGCCGACAAATCCAGATAAAACTTGTTATGTTCACTTAGCAGGTGACGGCGATATCTTCATGGGTAAAGAGATGCTGTCGACGGTGTTTAAGCAGTTGAAACCTATTCTTACGGGTCGTGGCTGTACTTCTATCAGTCAGCTTTCTTATGACGAAAAATTCGTCGTTCCCATGGGGCCTGGCAGCGCTTATATCGTTCAACATCGCGACGATGGCACGTACCGTGGTGCGGATCCGGATTTGTTCTATGGTCCATTGACGACGCAAAAAGCACTGACTCATTTCGTAAGAAACTACAGTCAGATTCGTGTTAAAACTATCAAGCCTTCGATCTCTTCTGAGTTTAAAAAGTACGCGGAAGAAGTGAAAGTCACAGGCTATTCATTCCAATCACGTCCTCTTTATATGATGATGCGTGAATTCAATGCTTACTCTTCCAACGTTCCACCGAATATTTTGTTTGAGCGTTTGGGCGGTGTGAACGGTTATAAAGCCTTCATCAAAAATCGTTTGGGTATGGATGAAAGCACGGTTGTGATGATGAATGGTTCTGGTTACCCGGTTATGATTAACGATCAAAAAATTTATAACGAAGTAACATGTGAATCTATCGTACGCATCATCCAAGACTTGGATCATATGCTTAAAGCATATAAAGGCTCTAAAGCATTCCAACTGGCGGATGTGATGGCAGTGGGTGGAGACGGTGAACACTACTCGACATTTAAATCTTTGTACGGTTCAGACACTTTCGACAACACGCTGACGGGTAAAACAGGTTCTGCGGATAAAGCTATCACTTTCGGTGGAGCGCTTTCGACGACTGATGGAAACTTGTACTTTGCGGTACTAACAGAGCCAGATATCTATGACCAAAGAAACCTAAACAAGCCACGTACCTACATCCGTGACCTTGTCTCTATCCTGGCAGAGCGTGTACGATTGAAGAAGTTTGATTACACTCAAGTGGGCTTGATGAATCCAATCGATTCAGCATCCACGCTGGTAGCGGAATCAAACAATCTTTCCTTGAAGATGAAATAAGGTAACTTGTTATGAACCTTTTTAGATTGATCTTAATTGCATGTGTGGTTTTCGCGGGCTCGATGAGCCCTGCTGCTGGCAGCAAAAAACTTGTCGACGACAAAGCTTTTGAACTGGCTTACGCAGGAAAGACCAAAGAGCTTCAAAAGTCTTTGGATGCGGGAGTTAACATCAATAAGCCCAATGAAAAAGGCGAAACTCTTCTAATGACGGCAGCGGCTAGCGGCCAAGTCGAGGTTGTAAAATTCCTTCTTTCTAAAAAAGCCGACGTCACGATCAAAGATAAAGATCAAAAGACGGCTTTGTACTATGCTCTTACCAACGAACAGCCTGAAGTTTCAAAAGCCTTGATTGAGGCTAACGCGCCTTTGAATGATTTGAATGAACTTGGCGACAACGCCCTGACTCTCGCTTCATCATTGAACGACCACGCCACAATGAAAGTGCTTTTAGCTAAAGATGCCACTTTAGTGAATAAAGGAAACTCCGAAGGCAAAACTCCTTTGATGGAAGCAGCCCGCCACGGAAACGCCGAAACGATCAAGATTTTGTTAGACGCCGGTGCTGATAAAAAAGCCAAGAATTCATCTGGTAAAACAGCTTTAGATATCGCGACAAAAGCGCAAAACCAAAAAGCCGTCACTCTTCTTTCCGCAAAAAAATAGGCGCTCGTCCCTGAGCGCCCGTGCAATCTAAACTAATTTGCGCGGTCGGGGGTTTTTACGACACCGCAAGCGATTCGTTTTCCCGAGGCTCCGGCCGGTTGGCTTTTATAGTCGTCACCTCTTTCATGCACGACGACGGAAGTTCCTTCTGCTCTCAGAAGTGAGTTCGGTCCCGATAATAGAGAGATGTGTTTATTGATCTCTTCTAAATGGCCACGCCCGCTTTTCACTTCGACGTTTTTAAAGTCGCCGGCATGTGGCCCTCCTTTGACTTCACCGTGTTTTTTCTTATCGGGATTAAAGTGATCACCGGCAGATTTAAATTCCGGTGGTAAGCAACTGCCTTTTTCATGAACGTGAAACGCATAGGTGCCATCTGGCATACCCGTTAGATTCACCACGGTCTTTACACCGTCGGCTTCTTGAGTGAAGTTCACATCGCCCACTTGTTTTCCTTGAGCGTCTTTTAAAATCACCGATACGGGAGGCATTGGTTTGTTATGTGCAGGTTTTCCAGCAGGACCTTTGGATTCCTGTGCTTTTACTCCGCCTGTTAGTCCAAGTATGAAGAGAAAAAAGATCATGCTTCTCACAAACGACCTCCTTGATTCGATTCAAATATTGGAACACGGACAATGGTGTGAGAAAAGGTCGCGCGCTAATTAACAAATTCTCCAGTGAAAGCATGATTCTTAAAAATTTGAAGGACGTGACTTTGAGGCTTCGCTTTGAATTGATAAACTTTAAAAGTGAACGCCGGAAAGGAGAAGCTTATGAGTCGCCTAGGGCAAAAATCCCGTCGCCGTCAGCCCGATCAATTGGCTGAAGATGAAGCCAAAGATTCTCCTCGTGTTGAAGAACAAGAAAGTCAGCCCGGTGATTTCAATCCGAAATCCACGTTCAGCGCGATCTATGAGAGTTCACAAACTCCCCGTCGTTCTTACACGGGCCGAGGTCCTAAAAACTACAAACGCAGTGACGAACGCATTCGCGAAGAGGTCTGCGAAATGCTGACACGCGATCAATACGTCGATGCTTACAACATTGATGTCGATGTCGTCGATGGCGAAGTCATCCTTCGCGGCACCGTCCCTGACCGTCACATGAAGTATCTTGCCGAAGATTCTGTAGAAAAAGTATTTGGAGTGAAGGACATCTCAAACCGCCTGCACGTCGATCGTCACGAAGACCTGATCCGCCGTCACGGGCGCCACTAAAAGTAGAAAGATAGTTCGATTTGTGAAAATCGATTTCCGAACCAAATTGGAGATGAGTATTTCTAAGGCTCCCATCTTATTTGGTAAAGAAATTTTTAACTGCTATCTTACAACTCTCATCACATGCAATTTTATAAAATATCGGGAGCAATACGATCGCTAAAAGTGCGAAATACACAGGTTTAATGCGACCTTTTGAGTTACTTAAATTCTCCTTTTTTTGAAATACTTGGGCGATTCGGTCAGTTCCAAAAAAACTACGTTCAATTTTCGAAAGAAGTACAATAACTGCAATTAACGCAGCTATCACGATTATAACTAAAAATATTCTATTTACTAAAAAATCAAAATTCATGGATTAACGTCCCGAATATCCCACTGTATTTCCTGTAGGTGTGTCAGGATTCCTGAGCTTATTCCGAACCCTAATCTTGAGCCTACAGCAAATCCAAGTGTTTCACTGATACCCGCTTTCAACAAGGTATTTGCTCCGAATGCAGTCAAGGCTCCCGCTGCGCCCGTTAATGCGCTTCCCACACCAGCATCTATCGCTTTTTTGAGATCAACATTACGAGTAAAAATGATCTGATTGAAGGCGCTGTCTTAAATATTTTAAGCTTACTTTTATTCTTTCGTAGTTCCATTGTAAAATATATGATTGTCCAACAAAAACCAGTGAACTGGCGCATACAATTGCGAGCAGTTGAGTCTCTGTTTCACCGCCCAACGAGGGTTTAGAAAGTTTCACAAAGTATGTGTCGCTTACAAATTAGCTGTTTTTGGTAATTAATAAATAAATCAAAAAAATACACAAAAAAGGCATACCTAACGAAGAGACACCAAAGTAGGACATTAAGAAGAAACGCATGCCCTTCGAAACTTTGTTTCCTTCATTTCTATGCGCTACCATAAAATTTTTTATCGTGGGTTTAAGACCAAATATAAAAAGAATAATGAAAGCAACGCATGCTATGTTTTCAAATTTCGTCATACTCAGACTTTCTCATCATTGGCACATGAGAGCACTAAGTTTCCAGCATCGGAATAAGAGAATTTGAAACGTCCGTAAGATTGACCTACAGCCTGGACTTTACAAAATTCCTTTTACTCTAATTTTCCCGACTCTTTTCGATGTGAACAGTTAGAAGGTTCTTAATCATCGTCACAGCCCTGAAATTTGCATACTCGTCGGAAGCGTTAAGGACTTCAACTGCTTCAGGTTCATCACTGTCCATCTGAAATTTCGAACTGATGTGAAACTTAAAGCCATCTTTAAAGATGATATAAAAACCATCAAAAGTGTGATCCTCAAGACCAACAATATCACTATATCGATATTGTTTTTCATAAAGTCTTATTTTTAGGGTTAGATAATGGGTCTCCAGAGATATCTTAGAGCGACTACGAATCGCTCCAAACAAGTAGATGAGTCCCATAATAAAAAAAATGGAAAAAATCCAAATAACTGGCCCTTTCACTTGAATTGAAAGAGCCCAAAACAAACCGCCACCAAATAAAATAGAACCAAGAATCGATAGAATTATTGCTTCTTTCAAGTACTGTGTGGTGCTAAAAAGCCCGTTCATACATCAATCATATAGTAATAAACTCTATATCTGTATTCATTTGATTTTAAATTTCAACTACGGCCGTGCAAGGGACGGATGCCATTTCGACATCATACTCAAGATTTCGAGCTTTTTAGAAAATTTTTAGATTCCGGCGGCCGCAGAATGGCCGTCGCTACCTCAGAATCTTAATATCTACGAAAATAAAGCATCTTGAATTTTATAAATAAAGAATGCGGCTCCTAAAAAAATTCCAAGAAAACCAATTGCATAAAAAATTAAAAGAAGATTTCTTCTGCCTTCGCTAATTCGAGGAATGAACTCATTCGTATAAATTAATTTTAAATTCCTAATGGCAGGAACTAAAGCAAAGGCCCAAATCAACAATAGGGCTATCATCCCCACCAATTCACTAGTTTTCATACTTTTAATCCGCCTCAGCGCGACAAACGAGACTCAATTTTTTTCTTTAACCTAAGCCTTTCGCCAGGTCTGCCTTAAGCATCTACTGGGCCTAATTCGGGAACCGAAAAATTCATCGCTTTCTCTGCGTATAGTCGATCCAAGAGAAATATTTTTTCCATTTTTCAGACGCATAGATAAGCTCATACCCAAATCCGAGAACGTAACTTCCTGTATTTGATCGTATTGGATCTTAAAAGATTTGTCCCTAAAGGGACTTATTCCCCAATCTGCACCGATAGCTAATTCAGCAAACGCAAATCCCATCTCTCATGTCTTTTACTTCTTTTGGAACCAGCCTAATTCCTTCCGGCACGCGCGAATTAAAAACCAAATCCCAAATATGCAAACAGCCACAACTGAAAACCAAGAAAAGAAATCTTTCTCCCCTGTTTGAAAGTAAATTTTATACTGATCAGTAAGAGCACTGCTGTTGCGATAAATCCTATTGCCAGAAAAGGCCGCGCTAACTTTACCAATATTACAGAAAGATTTTTATCTAAATTATTTTCCAACTCATCTTCCTTTCTGGGCATGCAGGTATCCATGGCAACACAGAACCTTTGAAAATCAGGTCCCTTTTGGAAAAATCTCCTGTGCAAGAATCGCGGGCGGCCCCAACCCGGAGGGGGGCTGAGGCTGAATTTCGAGAATTTTTTGAATTTTTGGCCGCTGCTTGGCCCCTATATGTCTTCAGTTCTTAATACAACGAAGTCACTTAACGAGTTACAAAGAGCACAACCAAATCGATCAATCCAATCAACAAAAACAATCTAAATCGAAACTTAACTTTCGATGATGCCACCGAAAGTTGAATGCTACTTTCTCCACCTTTGACAGAACTACTTTGCTTACGAAGGCTCTTCGCCTTAAATACAGCTGGAATCAGTAGAGCAAACAAGACCACCGTTATAATTAGAAGAAAAATATATATGAAATTCATTCTCGGTCCTTTCGCATCTTAAGGGCATTTTATCGCGTTTGTACTAGGAAGAACAATTGGCGAGTACGGATTTTGATTCTTTGTGTAATCGCCAGCATCCTTTTTAAAGTTATTGTACTCATCAATAATCATGCTAACACCGGCAAGCGCCGCAGTACCACCGATTACCGCACCGATTGCCCCAAGCGGGCTTGCAGGAGCAGTAACGACTGCAGCTGCACCAAAAGTAAACAATAGACCGCCGCTAAAAAGATTTCTAACGTTCACATCCCTCCAAGTTGTTCCCTCTGGATCAATGAAATTTACCGGATCTTGCAAAACGTATCCACAGAGATTCGTATCGCCACCTCTAAACAGTATTGGATCTTTAGAAGTCCATCTACCAGTCTCCGGATCATAATCACGAGCGCCGAAACGCAATAAACTAGTGTCGCTATCGCTAAGCCCTCCAGCAAAACCAAACGGAAGGTATGAGCTGCGTTTACCATCAAGGGACACGCCAAACTCATCGTAGCTTAATGTCTCAACAATTTTTCCCGTTGAAGACTCCACGATTGCTTTGGGTGTTCCTACTTGGTTGGAAATAACTCGATATTCTTTCCCACCAGTGACGACGTAATCGGGAATATTTATTTTTGATCCATAAACGAAACGGCGGATGATATTTCCGGCGCCGTCTGTTTCTGCGGCGATTTGATATTGAGTTTGGCAGATGAATCCTTGAACTGGTTTGCCGTTTCTTCTTCTCAGGTACTTTCCAAACTCAGACAAAGGATAAGTTCAGCCTACCTTCTTCCACCAAACCACCCTAAGCCAATTCGGCATGCTCCAATGCCAATGAAAATACATACGCCCACAAACGCAATCATCCCGAAAATTGTTTTTTTCGAAACGACCTGTCCTTGCTCCAGGGCTTTCCACACGACCCAGACAAAGCAAAGCGCTATGATTGGGGTACAGATAAAAAGAGCAATTGGTCCACCAACTCTACATATTTGAACATACAAATCGTTATTAGACATTCACCCAACTCCTCACTATGGGCAGCTTTTCTTACCAATACCTTTCGCGACCTCAGCGGCTGTCACCCCTGGGGGTGGAGAGTTGGTGAGAATATTCAAACCAACATCTGTTAGAATACCTGCAATTACCGATGAAAATGCAGTGCCACCAACATCTACGGCAAGAAGGCCACTAAGCGTAGTGACCCCTGCAGAAGTTATTGCCGCCCCACTCGCAGCAACTGTAACTGCACCGGTCGCGAAGGGGCCGTGAAGCCCCTTGTTTTCTTTATGAGAAAAGTCGTTTGAAGAATCCCGAGATCTTTTGTCCCAAGGATTTTTGTGCAACCACGGCTGGTGTTTTCTTGCCTTGGTGGTGCTGATGAGGACCTTTGCGGTGCTCATGCTTTTTGTGCTCTGGACGCTTACCATGTTGTGGCTTGCGTGGTCCGTCGTGTTTTTTATGTTCAGGACGAGGTCCGCGGTTTTGGCCGCCTTGAGCTGACTTGTGTTGATCACGTTCACCACGCTCAGGACGAGGTCCTTTGTCATGACGGCGTTGTTCACCATCACGGCGTGGACGATTCGGTCCGCCACCGCTGCGACGTTCTCCGCCGCCTTGTCTTTCGCCACGCTCTCCGCGAGGTCCACGAGCTCGATCCAAAGATTTTGGATAGTGACCTTCATGATGTCTTGGCATCGGCTTGAACTCTTGAATCAATTGATCATTTTCAAGATATCCAACCTCGATTTTGTGCTTCAAATATTCTTCAATACGCGCCAAAGACTCGATGTCTTTATCACCCACCAAAGAATATGCATGACCTGTTGTTCCCGCACGGCCCGTACGGCCGATACGATGAACGTAAGATTCACTGTCCATCGGAAGTTCGTAGTTGATCACAAGGTCGACACCTTTGATATCCAAACCACGAGCCGCCACGTCAGTAGCCACCAGGATATTCATGTTGTTTTCTGCTTTAAACTGCTCAATCACGCGGTTGCGCTGCGCTTGAGTCAGAAGGCTTGAAATCGCCATCGCAGGAACACCATTATCCACCAAGAACTTCGCAATCTTTTCTACACTCAACTTAAAGTTCGTGAAGATGATCGCTTGTTTTGGATTGTTCACTTTTAACAAAGATAAAAGATGCTGAGGTTTTTCATCACTGCCCACATGGAAGATCTGATCTTTCACGTTTTCAGCTTTAGCTTGATCACGGCTGATGTTGATTTCAACAGGCTCTGAACCGAACTGGTAAGCCGTGTTTAAAACATCAAAGTTCAAAGTCGCACTGAAGACCAGGAACTGACGCTCACGAGGCACACGTTGCAAAATGTACTTCATGTCGTCTTTAAAACCCATGTCGAACATACGATCAGCTTCATCGAACACGATCGCGCGAACTTGTTTCAAGTCCAGCAAGTGTTCTTTGTAAAGATCGATCAAGCGACCTGGCGTTGCGACGATAAATTCGACACCGTTTTTCAAAGCATCTTTTTGCTTATCGTAACCCGTCCCACCGTAAATCGCAAAGCCCTTAAGGCCTGAGTGCTCGCCCAGTTTTAGGATATTATCCTGAACCTGTTCAGCCAACTCGCGTGTCGGTACCAAAACTAAAACGAAGTTCTGAGGTTTCCAGTCTTTGAAAGCGCGCTTTTCGATCACAGCTTTTTGTTCTTCTGTGACATCACCTGCAGCCGGGCGCGCTCTTAAAATGCGCTCCATAAGAGGAATAACAAAAGCGGCCGTTTTACCTGTACCTGTTTGAGCAAGACCAGCAACGTCTTTGC
This window contains:
- a CDS encoding DEAD/DEAH box helicase, encoding MKFSELNLDSQLYSAIHSMNYEDCTPVQSQAIPVILEGKDVAGLAQTGTGKTAAFVIPLMERILRARPAAGDVTEEQKAVIEKRAFKDWKPQNFVLVLVPTRELAEQVQDNILKLGEHSGLKGFAIYGGTGYDKQKDALKNGVEFIVATPGRLIDLYKEHLLDLKQVRAIVFDEADRMFDMGFKDDMKYILQRVPRERQFLVFSATLNFDVLNTAYQFGSEPVEINISRDQAKAENVKDQIFHVGSDEKPQHLLSLLKVNNPKQAIIFTNFKLSVEKIAKFLVDNGVPAMAISSLLTQAQRNRVIEQFKAENNMNILVATDVAARGLDIKGVDLVINYELPMDSESYVHRIGRTGRAGTTGHAYSLVGDKDIESLARIEEYLKHKIEVGYLENDQLIQEFKPMPRHHEGHYPKSLDRARGPRGERGERQGGGERRSGGGPNRPRRDGEQRRHDKGPRPERGERDQHKSAQGGQNRGPRPEHKKHDGPRKPQHGKRPEHKKHEHRKGPHQHHQGKKTPAVVAQKSLGQKISGFFKRLFS
- a CDS encoding CidA/LrgA family protein; translation: MILALLILLTFQFLGEGTVALLNLFIPGPVLGMVYFFIALVLWPPLKEKVEALSRFMNAHLALFFVPAGVGIIDYFDLFGRYGWAMAITLIVSTLITLGVTAWFFNLLLKMHPEQEPKHD
- a CDS encoding RHS repeat-associated core domain-containing protein, which produces MSEFGKYLRRRNGKPVQGFICQTQYQIAAETDGAGNIIRRFVYGSKINIPDYVVTGGKEYRVISNQVGTPKAIVESSTGKIVETLSYDEFGVSLDGKRSSYLPFGFAGGLSDSDTSLLRFGARDYDPETGRWTSKDPILFRGGDTNLCGYVLQDPVNFIDPEGTTWRDVNVRNLFSGGLLFTFGAAAVVTAPASPLGAIGAVIGGTAALAGVSMIIDEYNNFKKDAGDYTKNQNPYSPIVLPSTNAIKCP
- a CDS encoding BON domain-containing protein → MSRLGQKSRRRQPDQLAEDEAKDSPRVEEQESQPGDFNPKSTFSAIYESSQTPRRSYTGRGPKNYKRSDERIREEVCEMLTRDQYVDAYNIDVDVVDGEVILRGTVPDRHMKYLAEDSVEKVFGVKDISNRLHVDRHEDLIRRHGRH
- a CDS encoding ankyrin repeat domain-containing protein: MNLFRLILIACVVFAGSMSPAAGSKKLVDDKAFELAYAGKTKELQKSLDAGVNINKPNEKGETLLMTAAASGQVEVVKFLLSKKADVTIKDKDQKTALYYALTNEQPEVSKALIEANAPLNDLNELGDNALTLASSLNDHATMKVLLAKDATLVNKGNSEGKTPLMEAARHGNAETIKILLDAGADKKAKNSSGKTALDIATKAQNQKAVTLLSAKK
- a CDS encoding superoxide dismutase family protein, which codes for MIFFLFILGLTGGVKAQESKGPAGKPAHNKPMPPVSVILKDAQGKQVGDVNFTQEADGVKTVVNLTGMPDGTYAFHVHEKGSCLPPEFKSAGDHFNPDKKKHGEVKGGPHAGDFKNVEVKSGRGHLEEINKHISLLSGPNSLLRAEGTSVVVHERGDDYKSQPAGASGKRIACGVVKTPDRAN
- a CDS encoding D-alanyl-D-alanine carboxypeptidase, which gives rise to MAQASLLKNIAASIIVSTAVASTASAFSYKMNAMCFMKDSTSKAEAFNPTAQEIKDSGSSFVRSTPTNVTETDIKTKFRVASLSKILVTHWATATLGPEYRFKTRLYITPTNPDKTCYVHLAGDGDIFMGKEMLSTVFKQLKPILTGRGCTSISQLSYDEKFVVPMGPGSAYIVQHRDDGTYRGADPDLFYGPLTTQKALTHFVRNYSQIRVKTIKPSISSEFKKYAEEVKVTGYSFQSRPLYMMMREFNAYSSNVPPNILFERLGGVNGYKAFIKNRLGMDESTVVMMNGSGYPVMINDQKIYNEVTCESIVRIIQDLDHMLKAYKGSKAFQLADVMAVGGDGEHYSTFKSLYGSDTFDNTLTGKTGSADKAITFGGALSTTDGNLYFAVLTEPDIYDQRNLNKPRTYIRDLVSILAERVRLKKFDYTQVGLMNPIDSASTLVAESNNLSLKMK